Sequence from the Neisseria subflava genome:
GCCGAAGGGCTGGTGTTGCGCAACGGCGAAACCGAAACCCGTAAAACCGCCAAAATACGTGGCGGCGAAGTGATTGAATTTGACGGCGCACGCTTGGAAATTGCCGATGGATACGACCCTGAAGAATAAAGCCGAAGCCATCTTGGGCGAACCGCTTTTAGACGAACCCGTCCGTCCTGAGTCGTGGGAATGTTGCGGCAGCGAATGCGGCGATGCCTGTATCCAGACAATGTATTGGGTGGAAAAAGCCCGATATGATGCGCAACAGAGGAAATTGAAAGAAGCAGGTTGGATAGACGGCGAAGATGGTGCAAAGGCCGTCTGAAAATGATTGGGCTTGATAGGAGCTGTGTTTCAAACAATGCTGCATTAAAGCCAATGCCGTCTGAAAGTTTCAGACGGCATTGGCTTTTTTAAAGTTTAAATTAAGATT
This genomic interval carries:
- a CDS encoding RNA-binding S4 domain-containing protein, translated to MEATVYLEDNEYIALCDLLKLAGLAESGGQAKAFIAEGLVLRNGETETRKTAKIRGGEVIEFDGARLEIADGYDPEE